The genomic window CGCATCGATTCCGTATAGAAAAGCTAAATTGCTGATTGCTTCTTTTACTTTTTTATTTAAAGCTGTTTTCGGAACGAGGGATTCCTGCAAGCCTGCTTGCAGCAGTTCAAAGTTAAATGTTGATTCATCAATTTGTATTCCTTCCTGTTCTTTCCTTCCAATAAAAACATGGCCATCAGCAGGAAGAAGATCATTGGATGCTTCTTTGTTCATTTGAAAAGCGGAAGGAGGAACAGATGCAAAAATATCCTGAAATGGCTTTGTAATTTCTTTATAATCATTCGGTTCGGGAATTTTTTGATCACTAAAAAAACGCTTTAAGCGGTTGAACTGATTTTTTCCGATTTTACGGTACAAATATATATTTAGCATCCCATCTAAAAAAAACTGTTCCGGTGTCAACGGAGGCTGGAGCTCATAAATAAACGACCGATAATCATCATCATGACGGACATAGCATTTCATTAATCCGATTCCTTCAAGCTTCAAGCGGGCCAGATAAATCTCTTTCAGGTTCATACCCATCAAAGTCATTAAACTGTGATGAGAAGAAGATTCGGACCAAAGCCGATTTTCTTCCAATTCAGCCCATAATGTCATGTATAAACTAAAACATACAGGTCCAATTAACGGCTGATATAATAAAGTCAATACTTTGCGGTCATAATCATGAAGAAGCCCGTTCGCGCGAACGTTATATCGGTCAACAGGTAAAATTTCTTGCCAGTGCAGCGCCATCTTTATTCAAACCTTTCAGTAAAAAAATCCATCATTGAAAAAAGAGCTAAAGATCATCTTCAGCTCCGTTATGACTGTTATTCTTAATCAGTTCTTTTAATTCTTCAATGAAAACATTAATATCCTTAAATTGACGGTAGACAGAGGCAAATCGCACATATGCCACTTCATCAATTTTGGCAAGCCTGTCCATCACCATTTCACCGATCGTCTCACTTTTTATTTCCGACACACCTTGACAGCGAAGTTCTTTTTCTACTTCTTGGGTAATATCTTCTAATTGATTAAGTGCAACAGGCCGTTTTTCACATGCTTTTATAAGGCCTCTTAATATTTTTTCCCGGCTGAATTCTTCGCGTGTTCCTTCTTTTTTAACGACAATAAGAGGAATTTCTTCTACTTTTTCAAACGTTGTAAAACGGTACCCGCAATTTTCACATTCCCGTCTTCTGCGAATTGACCGCCCCTCATCAACAGGCCGGGAATCTAAAACACGAGTACTGCTATTTTGACATGAAGGGCATTTCATACAATCAGCTCCAGCAATGGATTAATAAAGTAAACTATCACTTATTAATATCTTATAAAAAAGAAAATGTTAGTACAAGTAGTACTCGATTTTTTCGCGTTTTTCGCAGATCCCAAATATGTAGATTCACCATCAAACTGTTTATAATAACAATTTACATATTTTTTAGTAATTAAAAAGAGGTGTATTAAATACACCTCTTATCATTCATTTTCAATTATTACAATGCTTGTGCCTGCGCTTGTTTCACTTTAACAGGACCCATTCCGCGCGGGATTTCAATATTCTCGCGTGTTTGGGCTCCTAACGCTTCTGCAATATAATCAGCAGCAATGTTAGGATCTAAATCGCCGCATGTATAAACATCAATGCTGGCGTATCCGTGCTCAGGAAAACTGTGAATTGTTAAATGAGACTCGGAAATAATAACAACTCCGCTCACACCCTGCGGTGCAAATTTGTGGAATGCTACCTCGCGGATTTCTGCACCAGATTTTAATGCAGCTTCAACGAAGATTTTTTCAATTTGCTCCATGTCATTTAGCTTTTCAAAATCGCAACCCCACAATTCTGAAATAACGTGACGACCCATTGTTTCCATAATTAAAGCTCCCCCTTTAACTTTTTTGCTAATTTTCCTGAAATTTATATTCGAAACTGGTATCCAAACTACCACGGGGGAAAGTTAGTCCAAAGAGGTCCTAACCCTTTAAGTAGCTATCGTTACCTTATTTCAAGAAGTTCACGATGATTAGTATACTTTGTTTAAATTTTTTTTGCAACACATGAATAAATTTTTTTTATGATAATTATTGTTAAAAATGAATTGAACCCCATTTCCTCAACTTTACGAAAAAAAAAAAACTTACCGGTATCCGGTAAGTAAATAGGTAATTGGGGAAGTTAAATAAACAATTTGATTAGCCAACTTTTATTGCAGAACTGGTGAACATTTCCTTTGCAACAAGATTTGCAAGATCAACAACTCGGCAAGAATAGCCCCACTCGTTGTCATACCATGCTAACACTTTCACTTTATTAGCGCCGATCACCATCGTTGAAAGACCGTCAATGATAGCTGAATGTTCATTTGTATTAAAATCGATCGAAACAAGCGGATCATAAGTAATATCAAGAATTCCACTTAATGAACCATTGGATTCTGAAAGAAATGCTTCATTTATTTCGTCAACAGTAACTTCACGTTTCAAGTCAACAACCAAATCAACGAGAGAAACATTTGGTGTTGGTACGCGAAGAGCTATGCCGTGCAGTTTTCCTTTAAGCTGCGGCAGCACTAATGACAAAGCTTTCGCTGCACCGGTGCTCGTTGGTATGATTGACTGCCCGCATGCTCTTGCACGACGCAAGTCCTTGTGCGGATTATCAAGATTCTTTTGATCATTTGTGTATGCATGGACAGTCGTCATAAATCCGTTTATGATTCCAAATTTTTCATCAAGCACTTTTGCCACAGGTGCTAAACAGTTTGTCGTACATGATGCATTCGAGATAATATTATGTTTATCAATATTTAAAACGCTTTCATTTACTCCCATAACAATGGTTACATCTTCATCTTTCCCAGGGGCCGTCAAAATTACTTTCTTTGCACCTGCATCAAGATGAAGACTTGCTTTGTCACGTGAATTAAACTTGCCTGTTGCTTCAATCACAATATCGATATTTAATTCTTTCCATGGAAGTTCTTGCGGATTTCGATTATTTAATAGTTGGATTCGTTTTCCATTTACAATCAACGCATTTTCATCAGGAATGACTTCTCCGTCAAATTTTCCGTGTGTTGAGTCATATTTTATCAAATGGGCCAGCGTTTCAGGAGGATAGCTTGCATTAATGGCCACAATTTCAAGGTTATTTTCAAGGATGGCTTTTCTGAACACCATTCGACCAATTCTTCCAAAACCGTTAATCGCTATTCTTGCCTTCATTTTACGTCCCCTTCCGCATTAATGTTATACTTTTCAAAAACAATTTTGTTATTAGTATAACATATTAGTCCTTGTATGTGTTATATAAAATACAAAATTTAAAAATATTTTTCTATCCGAATGATTTGTATGATTATGATGTTGATTGTCTGGTTTTAGTATGTCGTTTTTCATTAAGGACATACGAAGGGAAATCGAAAAAACCTTATGAAAATAAAAAAGAGAGGAATACAATCCCTCCCTTTCTGTCATTCTGTATAGCCCCATTCAGACAAAATCCGCATAAGCTGTTTTCGTGTTTCTTCAATCGTTCCGTTGTTATCGATCACAGCATCCGCTAACGATATTTTTTCCTTTAAAGGCATTTGTGAATTGATTCTCGCTTTCGCTTCCTGCTCTGTAAAATGGTTGCGCTCCATTAGCCTTTTTAGCTGGATCTCTTCATCTACATATACGAGCAAGGTTTTATCGACCATATTTGTCAGCTCGCTTTCAAACAAAAGGGGAATATCCATAACAATCATTTTTTCCCCACGAGCTTCTGCGTCTATTTTTTTGGAAAGCATTTGCTCACGGACAGCCGGATGGACAATCGTGTTTAAAAGCATCCGCTTTTCACTGTTGTGAAAAACAATCGATCCAAGTTTTGCCCGGTCAATGGTGCCATCGCTTTGTAAAATTTCCGGACCAAAATGCGAAACAATTTCATGATATGCCTTTTTACCTTTTTCAACAGCGAGGCGGGCTTCAACATCTGCGTCAATAACCGTAATTCCAAGATTTTTTATCATATTTGAAACGGTGCTTTTTCCACTAGCAATGCCACCTGTTAATCCTACGACTAAAGCCATATCCGATTCCTCTCTTAAAACTACATTTTCCAAATTCCTATGAATATTAGCAAGACACCAGGTATGAAAGTAAACTTTTGTACCCATGTGCTGTTTGAAAACAACGCACCGGTTTTCATCCCAACGTACACAAATAAGGAACTCATAACAGCGACGGTCACTGCTAAAAAAACCGGAGAATACCCGAGCATCGCAGCACCGACCCCGGCTCCAAAAGCATCTAATGATAAAGCGAGCCCCAGCATAAATGCTTCGATGCCGGTAATTGTTCCAGACCGGTCAAAATCTGCAGACATAGGTTTACGAAGAATATTAATTACAATACCTAATGATTTAATTTCAAAATTAACTATTGTTTTTTCAGTTGGAGAAACATCCTTCAATTTTTCCGGCCGAAAAAATTGAAACAAGACCCAGCCGCCGAGAAAAATCAGAATGATGCCCCCTAAACTTTCTGAAACTTCTGGTTTAAGAAGGTTTTCAAAAAAATGACCGATTCCCATAGCTGCCAAAAGAGTCACGGCTGAACAGCATGCTAAAACGGCAATCGATTTTAATGGGATTTTCATTTTCTTTAATCCGTAAGTAAAGCCAACACTAAAACTGTCAAGACTGACAGCAAAAGCTAGTAATAGAAGTGAAATCAACTGCGCCATCTTATGAGCTCCTTCCTGTCAATCGCTAAGCATAGTATATGAAAGAAGCCCATTTAATGTGCAATGAGAATCAGAAAAACGGAAGCACCGCTTTTCATTCCTTATTTCATTTTTGGCAGTTTGCGCAGTAATGTGTGCCCCTGCCGCCTACAACTGACTTCTCAAGCGGTGAGCCGCAAATCTTGCACTCCTCTCCTTCCCGGCCGTACACAAAATGTTCTAACTGAAACATACCAATCTGTCCTTGGGAATTGACATACGATCGAATCGTACTTCCTCCTTTGGAAACCGCTTCAGATAAAGTTGCGATAATTTCCCTGTGAAGGCGCTCGATTTCCTCCCCAGTCAATGAATTGGCTTCCCGTTCCGGATGGATTTTCGCCCGAAACAGAGCTTCATCGACATAAATATTTCCAAGCCCGACAACGATTTTTTGGTCCAAAAGCGCTGTTTTCACTTTTCTGTTCGTTTTGCCGAGTTTTTCGGCAAGCGAATTGATCGTAAAATCATCAGAAAAAGGCTCCGGTCCAAGCTGATTTAACGGAGGATATTGAAATTCAGTTCCTTTTTTATACAAATGCATTGTTCCAAATTTACGAACATCTTTATATCGCAGCTCTGTCCCGTCAGAAAAATGAAAATTGACATGTGTATGTTTTTCGATTGGGTCATTCTTTGAAAACAAAGTGTAGCGCCCTTCCATCCGCAAATGGGATACAAGCGCATAATCATTTGTATAAAAAATTAATAATTTACCTCTTCTCCCGATCTGTACAATCGTTTGGCCAATTAGAGCATCCTTAAACTGTTCAACTTCTTCAGGGTGTTTAATCATTTTCGGCCAAAAAACAGATACACGGTCAATCTGTTTATGAAGAACTAGGTTTATTAATGTCCTTCTTATTGTTTCTACTTCCGGAAGTTCCGGCACTCTTGTCCCTCCTTTTATTTCGCGTCGAACCAGGTAGGGCCGAAAGAATAATCCACTTTTAACGGCACTTTTAATTCAACAGCATTCTCCATAACATCCGGTACAATTTCTGTGAGTTTTTCAATCTCATCTTTTGGCGCCTCAAATATTAATTCGTCATGCACCTGCAGGAGAAGACGAGTTTTCAACCCTTCAGCTTTCAGCCGTTCTGCCATATCAATCATTGCTTTTTTAATAATATCTGCAGCACTTCCTTGAATAGGCGTATTCATTGCCGTTCTCTCTGCAAAGCTTCGAACGTTAAAATTGCGGCTCGTAATTTCCGGCAAATAGCGGCGGCGATGAAGAATCGTTGAGACATATCCTTTTTGCTTGGCATCTTTCACGATCTCTTCCATATATTCTTTCACGCCGGGATAGCTTTCAAGATACCTCTCAATGAATTTCGCCGCTTCCTTTCTCGTAATGCCGAGGCTTTGGGATAAGCCATAATCACTGATACCGTATACGATGCCAAAATTGACGGCTTTCGCATGGCGGCGCATATTGGAAGTCACTTCATCTTTTTCGACATGAAAGACTTCCATCGCTGTTTTTGTATGGATATCCAAACCCTCTTTAAAAGCCTGGATCAATTTTTCATCATTGGCGATATGAGCGAGCACCCGTAATTCAATTTGCGAATAATCGGCGGCAAAAATTACCCAGTCTTTTTCAGAAGGGATAAATGCCTGACGTATTTTCCGCCCTTCCTCAAGCCGGATCGGGATGTTCTGTAAATTCGGGTCGGTAGAGCTTAACCGTCCTGTCTGTGTTAACGCTTGGTTAAACCTTGTGTGGACTTTCTCTGTTTTCGGGTCAACTACCTTCAAAAGACCTTCAATATACGTAGACTGCAATTTTCCAAGCTGGCGGTAATGAAGAATTTCCCTTACAATTTCATGCTCCTGTTCAAGCTTTTCTAATACATCGGCTGAAGTCGAATAACCGGTTTTTGTTTTTTTCATCACCGGAAGTCCCAGCTTCTCAAATAAAATAACGCCAAGCTGTTTAGGAGAGTTGATATTAAACTTTTCACCGGCTAAATCATATATTTTATTTTCAATTTCCTTTAGCTGCTCATTGATTTCATGACCCATATCACGAAGGCGGTTTATATCGATCTTAACCCCCTGGTATTCCATATCTGCAAGAATGAGCGACAGAGGCATTTCAAGTTCCTTAAATAATTCATATTGCTGGTTTTCCTTTAACTCTAATTCAAGTTTCCCCTTTAATGCATCCATTGCAACCGCTTTACGGACAAGGTGCTCTGCCAGTTTTTCTTCTTCAGGAATTTTCCGTTTAGCCCCTTTTCCGTAAAAAGCTTCATCTGATTGAACACTTGTAAATTTGTACCTTTTTGCAATTGAAGCAATATCATCAATGGATTCGGACGGGTTAATTATGTAGGATGCCAGCAAAAAGTCGAACTCCACGCCTTTTAAATGAATTTGATGGTGCCGGAGAACAACTTCAGACCGTTTTGTATCGTAAACGGTTTTCTTTTTCGTTTCATCTTCTGCCCACTCTTTGAAAACCTCTGATTTTAAGGCAATTTCTGCAGGAATAAAAAATTTTCCCTTTTTATTGACAACTGAAAATCCGATAATGTCAGCATAATGGTAGTTATCCTCGAGCACTTCAACATAAAAGATATTATTATCAGTAAATATGTTTGATTGAACATTGGACACAATTTCAAATTCAATTTCTTCCATCGGCTCTGTTTCTTCTGACTCAGATTCTCCGCCAAGCTTGTCTAATAAAGAATTAAATGCCAGGTCTTTAAAAAGCTTGATGACCTTGTCTTTTTGGAGACCCTCGTATTCAATCTCCTCCAGTTCAAGGTCTACCGGGGCTTCTGTCGTAATCGTGGCCAACTCTTTGCTCAAGAGCGCTTGGTCTTTAAATTCCTCCAGCTTTTCTTTCAATTTTTTTCCGCTCACTTGATCGATCGAGTTCAGCAAGTTTTCAACCGTTTCAAATTCAGCAAGCAGCTTAATCGCTGTTTTTTCTCCTACACCCGGAACACCGGGGATATTATCTGAAGCATCTCCCATTAATCCTTTCATATCAATAATTTGTTCAGGTGTCAGCCCATATTTTTCTTTTATATGGTCAGGAGTGTATTCTTCAATATCGGTTATTCCTTTGCGAGTAATACCGACCGTCGTTTTCTCTGAACAGAGCTGGGTTAAATCTTTATCTCCGGAAATGACTTTGACTTGAAACCCTTCTTTTTCCGCACGTTTTGAAAGTGTACCGATAATGTCGTCTGCTTCATAATTTTCCAATTCATACTGGCGAATCCCGAAAGCATCCAGCAATTCACGAATAAATGGGAATTGCTCCGATAACTCCGGAGGCGTTTTCTGTCTTCCTCCTTTGTATTCGCTGTACGTTTTATGGCGAAAAGTTGTTTTGCCGGCATCAAAGGCAACAAGTATATGGGTCGGCTTCTCATCTTCTAGTATTTTCATCAACATCATTGTAAAACCGTAGACTGCATTCGTATGGACGCCTTTTTCATTATTTAATAATGGAAGCGCAAAGAATGCCCGGTATGCAATACTGTTGCCGTCTATTAATACGAGTTTCTTCTCCACCCAAAATCCTCCTTCAAAAATACATCTATGATTGAACAAAAAACCGTTATTTTCCCTTCTTTATTCTATCACGATAAGAATTAGAAAGGAAAATAACGGCTAGATGCTTTATTGTTATTATTTTGTATATCCCATTAGCAAGCGTGCATATGGGGAATCGGACGGAAGAACAATGACCGTCTCTCCGTTGATTGTTTTTTTATATGATTCAAGCGTACGGAACATAGAATAAAAGTCAGGATCTTTCGAAAAAGCTTTGTTGTATATTTTGGCCGCTTCTGCTTCGCCCTCAGCACGGATCGACTCTGCGTCAGCCTGGGCTTTTGCCAGAATTTCCTTTACTTCACGGTCTGTTTCCGCTATAATCCGGTTTTTTTCTGCGTCCCCCATGGAAAGGTATTCCTGCGCTTTCGATTCACGTTCCGAAATCATTCTCGTATATACAGATTGTTCATTTTCTTCAGGCAGATCTGTCCGCTTCATTCTTACATCTGTCACAACAATTCCATAGTTATCTTTTGATAACAATTCATTTACTTTTTCTGTAACGCGATCATTCAATGATCCTCTTGATGACTTTTCATCATTGATAATCTCATCATAATTTAATTGTCCCAGCTCAGCACGGACAACTGAATAAATAAACTCTTCCATACGCGTTTCTGCATTCTCAACCGTTCTGGCATTTGTGATCATTTTTTTTGGATCTTCAATTCTCCAAATCGCATAGTTATCAATCAACATCCGTTTTTTGTCTTTTGTATTGATTTCTGCTTCCGAAACATCATACGTCATCTGGTACTTTGGAAGAGTCGTGACGCTTTGGACGAACGGAATTTTATAGCTTAATCCGGGCTCTTTTTCTATTCTTACAACTTCACCAAATTGACGAATGACTTTATATTCCCCTTCTTTTACAATAAACAAATTCGTGAAAACAAGAATGAGAACAGTAATAAGAACGACCAAGAAGATTCCAATTCTAATATAATTTCGCCACTCGAAACCATTTCCAGTCCGTTCATTCATATTCACTACTTTTTTATCACTCATTGTTTTCACTTCCTTCCTCTTGTGCTTTCGGCTTCTCTTTTTCCAGAGGGCGAATAGGGAAATACTTCAATGTATTGCCATCATCATTCATAATATAAATCTCTGTATTTGGCAGCACTTGTTCGATTGTTTCAAGTACGAGCCGCTGCCTTGTAATATCAGGGTTTTTCCTATACTCTTCATAAAGCTTGTTAAATACAGCTACATCCCCCCGGGCCCGTTCAATCCGGGCAGCCTTATCACCTTCAGCAGTGGAAATAAGTGCATCCTTTTCCCCTTGTGCTTCATTTTTTCGTTTGTTTTCATATTTCTTTGCTTCGTTTATCTTTGTATTCATCGTCTCCCGTGCGTCCGTTACATTTGTAAAAGCTTTTCGGACTTCATCATTCGGGAGTTCCACGTCCTGAAGCTTTACGGCAAGGACGGAAATGCCAATATCATACTTATTAACGAGAGTAGAAAGCAAATCGCGGACTTCCGCTTCAATTTCTGCTTTTCCCGATGTTAATGCGTCATCAATTTTAGAACTGCCGATAATGCTTCTTAACGAAGCAGATGTAGCATCATATAAAATTTCTTTCGGATCGTCAGAGTTATACAAATATTTTTCAGGGTCCGTAATTTTCCATTGGACGACCAAATCGGCAAGAACGATGTTTTCATCCCCGGTAATCATTTTTGTCTCTTCAGGAAACTCTTTAATTTTCCCGTCCTTTTCTTCATAGCCAAATTGGAGACTGAACGTTTCTTTTGAAAGTTTTTCTACACTTTGAATCGGCCATGGCAATTTAAAATGAAGCCCCGGCTCAGTCAGCCCTTCCTCAACTTTACCGAATGTTAAAATGACAGCCTGTTCAGACTCATCTACTGTATACCAGGTTGAAAAAGCAATGATACATAAAATGACAACAAGAAAAACAAGGCCTACACTTGTATAAATCCTCTTTAAGCTAATCATGCCTCTCCCTTTCTTTCAAAAGATTTTGTCTCTTTTTATACGAAAATATGTAAAAAAGGTTTCAACATTTTTACATTATTTAAATTTTCCGATAAAAACGAAAAGACGAAAGCGGGGTCTGCTTTCGTCTTTTCGTTGGCTCCTTGGATGAAGGGGTTTTCAGTAATAAGTTTAACAAGTCTATGTTAAGTAAAAATAAACCGGATGTTAAAGATCTGTAAAATTCCAATTCCCTTCAAAGAGCCTTTTATAATTGTAGGGTTTTATGAAGTTCAATCGTAAATTCCGTCCCTTTGCCAAATTGGCTTTGAACAGAAATATTGCCTTTATGCGCTTCCACCAAATGTTTGACAATCGCAAGCCCTAAACCGGTTCCTCCGGAATTCCGGCTCCTTGCTTTATCCACCCGGTAAAACCGCTCAAATATTCTCGGGATTTCATCTTTATTAATTCCAATTCCGGTATCCTTTACTTTAACAGTTACTGTCTCTTTATTTTCGATTATTTTCACTGTAACCATTCCGCCATTAGGAGTATAAGTAATGGCATTATTAATAAGATTAATGAAAATTTGCTTTAGGCGATAAAGATCTCCCTCAACTGTAATATGTTCTCCGGAAGTTTCCAGCATTAAAGAAATGCCTTTTTCATTCGCCTTGCTTTCGAGAATGGTAATAACTTCATTTAACATCATAACAAGATCAACAGACTGGATGTTCAATTTAAACCCTTGCTGTTCAATTTTTGATAAATCCAATAGATCTTGAATAAGCGTCTGAAGGCGGCCGCTTTCTTGTAAAATGATATTGAGAAAAGCTTCAAGAGTATTTGTATCATTCATCGCTCCATCTAAAAGTGTTTCTGTGAATCCTTTAATGGAGGTAATCGGAGTTTTGAGTTCGTGTGAGACATTGGCTACAAAGTCTTTTCTCATTTGCTCAAGCCTTTTTAATTCCGTTATATCGTGAAAGACAAGCAAA from Bacillus methanolicus includes these protein-coding regions:
- a CDS encoding glyceraldehyde-3-phosphate dehydrogenase; translated protein: MKARIAINGFGRIGRMVFRKAILENNLEIVAINASYPPETLAHLIKYDSTHGKFDGEVIPDENALIVNGKRIQLLNNRNPQELPWKELNIDIVIEATGKFNSRDKASLHLDAGAKKVILTAPGKDEDVTIVMGVNESVLNIDKHNIISNASCTTNCLAPVAKVLDEKFGIINGFMTTVHAYTNDQKNLDNPHKDLRRARACGQSIIPTSTGAAKALSLVLPQLKGKLHGIALRVPTPNVSLVDLVVDLKREVTVDEINEAFLSESNGSLSGILDITYDPLVSIDFNTNEHSAIIDGLSTMVIGANKVKVLAWYDNEWGYSCRVVDLANLVAKEMFTSSAIKVG
- the hflC gene encoding protease modulator HflC, which translates into the protein MSDKKVVNMNERTGNGFEWRNYIRIGIFLVVLITVLILVFTNLFIVKEGEYKVIRQFGEVVRIEKEPGLSYKIPFVQSVTTLPKYQMTYDVSEAEINTKDKKRMLIDNYAIWRIEDPKKMITNARTVENAETRMEEFIYSVVRAELGQLNYDEIINDEKSSRGSLNDRVTEKVNELLSKDNYGIVVTDVRMKRTDLPEENEQSVYTRMISERESKAQEYLSMGDAEKNRIIAETDREVKEILAKAQADAESIRAEGEAEAAKIYNKAFSKDPDFYSMFRTLESYKKTINGETVIVLPSDSPYARLLMGYTK
- the polA gene encoding DNA polymerase I → MEKKLVLIDGNSIAYRAFFALPLLNNEKGVHTNAVYGFTMMLMKILEDEKPTHILVAFDAGKTTFRHKTYSEYKGGRQKTPPELSEQFPFIRELLDAFGIRQYELENYEADDIIGTLSKRAEKEGFQVKVISGDKDLTQLCSEKTTVGITRKGITDIEEYTPDHIKEKYGLTPEQIIDMKGLMGDASDNIPGVPGVGEKTAIKLLAEFETVENLLNSIDQVSGKKLKEKLEEFKDQALLSKELATITTEAPVDLELEEIEYEGLQKDKVIKLFKDLAFNSLLDKLGGESESEETEPMEEIEFEIVSNVQSNIFTDNNIFYVEVLEDNYHYADIIGFSVVNKKGKFFIPAEIALKSEVFKEWAEDETKKKTVYDTKRSEVVLRHHQIHLKGVEFDFLLASYIINPSESIDDIASIAKRYKFTSVQSDEAFYGKGAKRKIPEEEKLAEHLVRKAVAMDALKGKLELELKENQQYELFKELEMPLSLILADMEYQGVKIDINRLRDMGHEINEQLKEIENKIYDLAGEKFNINSPKQLGVILFEKLGLPVMKKTKTGYSTSADVLEKLEQEHEIVREILHYRQLGKLQSTYIEGLLKVVDPKTEKVHTRFNQALTQTGRLSSTDPNLQNIPIRLEEGRKIRQAFIPSEKDWVIFAADYSQIELRVLAHIANDEKLIQAFKEGLDIHTKTAMEVFHVEKDEVTSNMRRHAKAVNFGIVYGISDYGLSQSLGITRKEAAKFIERYLESYPGVKEYMEEIVKDAKQKGYVSTILHRRRYLPEITSRNFNVRSFAERTAMNTPIQGSAADIIKKAMIDMAERLKAEGLKTRLLLQVHDELIFEAPKDEIEKLTEIVPDVMENAVELKVPLKVDYSFGPTWFDAK
- the mutM gene encoding DNA-formamidopyrimidine glycosylase, with product MPELPEVETIRRTLINLVLHKQIDRVSVFWPKMIKHPEEVEQFKDALIGQTIVQIGRRGKLLIFYTNDYALVSHLRMEGRYTLFSKNDPIEKHTHVNFHFSDGTELRYKDVRKFGTMHLYKKGTEFQYPPLNQLGPEPFSDDFTINSLAEKLGKTNRKVKTALLDQKIVVGLGNIYVDEALFRAKIHPEREANSLTGEEIERLHREIIATLSEAVSKGGSTIRSYVNSQGQIGMFQLEHFVYGREGEECKICGSPLEKSVVGGRGTHYCANCQK
- the ytaF gene encoding sporulation membrane protein YtaF; the encoded protein is MAQLISLLLLAFAVSLDSFSVGFTYGLKKMKIPLKSIAVLACCSAVTLLAAMGIGHFFENLLKPEVSESLGGIILIFLGGWVLFQFFRPEKLKDVSPTEKTIVNFEIKSLGIVINILRKPMSADFDRSGTITGIEAFMLGLALSLDAFGAGVGAAMLGYSPVFLAVTVAVMSSLFVYVGMKTGALFSNSTWVQKFTFIPGVLLIFIGIWKM
- the hflK gene encoding FtsH protease activity modulator HflK, with amino-acid sequence MISLKRIYTSVGLVFLVVILCIIAFSTWYTVDESEQAVILTFGKVEEGLTEPGLHFKLPWPIQSVEKLSKETFSLQFGYEEKDGKIKEFPEETKMITGDENIVLADLVVQWKITDPEKYLYNSDDPKEILYDATSASLRSIIGSSKIDDALTSGKAEIEAEVRDLLSTLVNKYDIGISVLAVKLQDVELPNDEVRKAFTNVTDARETMNTKINEAKKYENKRKNEAQGEKDALISTAEGDKAARIERARGDVAVFNKLYEEYRKNPDITRQRLVLETIEQVLPNTEIYIMNDDGNTLKYFPIRPLEKEKPKAQEEGSENNE
- a CDS encoding replication initiation and membrane attachment family protein, which codes for MALHWQEILPVDRYNVRANGLLHDYDRKVLTLLYQPLIGPVCFSLYMTLWAELEENRLWSESSSHHSLMTLMGMNLKEIYLARLKLEGIGLMKCYVRHDDDYRSFIYELQPPLTPEQFFLDGMLNIYLYRKIGKNQFNRLKRFFSDQKIPEPNDYKEITKPFQDIFASVPPSAFQMNKEASNDLLPADGHVFIGRKEQEGIQIDESTFNFELLQAGLQESLVPKTALNKKVKEAISNLAFLYGIDAIQMKNIVISAVTADNEIDIEELRKAARDWYQFEHNDQLPSLVDRVQPAIYHSGSSEPKSKEEELIRYLETTSPRQLLKDLSDGAEPSNADLKVIEEIMFNQKLLPGVVNVLIQYVMLKTDMKLVKGYIEKVASQWARKKIKTVKDAMELAKNEHKQYMEWAQGKKAAAGSQRTKKPVRTELLPEWFVQKQTADEKNDEDDDFDFEAEKRKLEEELKKYK
- the nrdR gene encoding transcriptional regulator NrdR; the protein is MKCPSCQNSSTRVLDSRPVDEGRSIRRRRECENCGYRFTTFEKVEEIPLIVVKKEGTREEFSREKILRGLIKACEKRPVALNQLEDITQEVEKELRCQGVSEIKSETIGEMVMDRLAKIDEVAYVRFASVYRQFKDINVFIEELKELIKNNSHNGAEDDL
- the coaE gene encoding dephospho-CoA kinase (Dephospho-CoA kinase (CoaE) performs the final step in coenzyme A biosynthesis.), producing the protein MALVVGLTGGIASGKSTVSNMIKNLGITVIDADVEARLAVEKGKKAYHEIVSHFGPEILQSDGTIDRAKLGSIVFHNSEKRMLLNTIVHPAVREQMLSKKIDAEARGEKMIVMDIPLLFESELTNMVDKTLLVYVDEEIQLKRLMERNHFTEQEAKARINSQMPLKEKISLADAVIDNNGTIEETRKQLMRILSEWGYTE
- the speD gene encoding adenosylmethionine decarboxylase, yielding METMGRHVISELWGCDFEKLNDMEQIEKIFVEAALKSGAEIREVAFHKFAPQGVSGVVIISESHLTIHSFPEHGYASIDVYTCGDLDPNIAADYIAEALGAQTRENIEIPRGMGPVKVKQAQAQAL